One Nostoc punctiforme PCC 73102 DNA window includes the following coding sequences:
- a CDS encoding ATP-binding protein, which translates to MNKNIGQNGVFPLFKGVPLRRILVALFVLQIFLAVGLTAYLSIRNGQKAVNEVASELRYEVANRVEQNLQAYLSTPRQVLRGNQNIIDIGLLKMENLATWESYLIKQLEIFPDAVALTASNEQQEHLAVEKLNDRQYLLRKADKSTGYDLYTYKIDRQGQRTQLPEVIKNYDARSRPNYQAAVTAKKFSFSQIFTPITKPTLLISASQPIYNSQGELLGVNSTLTHVSQIGDLLQNIKVGKSGQVFIIERSGLLVASSTTEEPFRLQNGKPIRLAASQSGNAFTQASAKYLETKFSNFDQIQSLQQLDFSFDGKRQFLEIRPLQGEPNVNWLIVVAVPEADFMGQIDRNTQTTIFLCLGALGLATLLGIITARWITQPILYFSTATKDLADFTKGEDSVVIVPGIKEVEILGESFNEMMQHLRKTFTAQITKNEELELQVKQRTQELQQEIQKSINSEQKLEKHNRALAELANHRTISEGNLETAFKVITEKAANALEVERVSVWLFNSDADGRLRQRTKLQCISLYERSNQKHSAGLERDRADYPIYFKSLTSARIIAVTDTRTDLRIQELWDELLETKNIVSLINTSIWVGGEVVGTILSEQIDIPRTWEVSEQNFVSSIAEFVALTLEVCDRKSAESALREAKEAAEVANRAKKTFLVNMSHELRTPLSSILEIAEALQNEVYGTVTEEQRQFLNTLESSGKNLLELINQILELTDIESSKIELQLAATFIPELCDSSLSFVKNLALQKNIQLSVQIPEELEPIQVDERRIRQVFINLLSNAIKFTHDGGKVWIEVQPNSTNEYIFFSVVDTGIGMLSDDLFRLFQPFIQVENASTRRSAGTGLGLVMVQKIVELHGGTVHAESQLGKGSRFTVKLPWKKVGE; encoded by the coding sequence ATGAACAAAAATATTGGTCAAAATGGTGTTTTTCCCCTATTTAAAGGTGTACCTCTACGTCGCATTCTCGTAGCGTTGTTTGTGCTGCAAATCTTCCTAGCTGTGGGTTTGACTGCATACTTATCAATCCGCAATGGGCAAAAGGCTGTCAATGAGGTAGCTAGCGAATTGCGTTATGAAGTCGCTAATCGAGTAGAGCAAAATTTACAGGCTTACCTTTCAACCCCGCGTCAAGTACTGCGCGGTAATCAAAATATCATTGACATTGGGTTGCTGAAGATGGAAAATTTGGCAACTTGGGAGTCATACTTAATCAAGCAGTTAGAGATTTTTCCTGATGCTGTCGCTTTAACGGCAAGCAATGAACAGCAAGAACATTTAGCGGTGGAAAAGCTCAACGATCGCCAATATTTACTCAGAAAAGCCGATAAGTCAACTGGTTACGACCTCTACACCTACAAAATTGACCGTCAAGGTCAACGTACCCAGCTACCAGAGGTAATCAAAAACTATGATGCGCGATCGCGTCCTAACTATCAAGCAGCAGTTACCGCTAAAAAATTCAGCTTTAGTCAAATTTTTACACCCATCACCAAACCAACGCTGCTAATTAGTGCTTCTCAACCTATATATAACTCCCAAGGTGAGTTACTCGGTGTCAACAGCACCCTAACTCATGTATCACAAATTGGGGATTTGCTGCAAAATATTAAAGTTGGCAAGTCTGGACAAGTTTTTATTATCGAGCGATCGGGGCTATTAGTGGCAAGTTCCACAACCGAAGAACCATTCCGCCTCCAAAATGGTAAACCGATTAGGTTGGCAGCTTCCCAAAGCGGGAATGCTTTTACTCAAGCCAGCGCTAAATATTTAGAAACTAAATTTAGTAACTTTGACCAAATTCAGAGTTTACAGCAACTAGATTTCTCTTTTGACGGCAAACGACAATTTTTAGAAATTAGACCGTTACAGGGCGAACCAAATGTCAACTGGTTGATTGTAGTAGCTGTCCCAGAAGCAGATTTTATGGGGCAAATCGATCGCAACACTCAAACTACAATTTTTCTCTGTCTGGGAGCGTTGGGATTAGCTACTTTACTAGGAATTATCACCGCCCGTTGGATAACTCAGCCAATTTTGTACTTCAGCACAGCGACAAAAGATTTAGCTGATTTCACCAAAGGAGAAGACTCAGTGGTGATTGTACCAGGCATTAAAGAAGTAGAAATACTGGGTGAATCTTTCAACGAGATGATGCAGCATTTACGTAAAACCTTTACTGCACAGATTACTAAAAATGAAGAGTTAGAATTGCAAGTTAAACAGCGAACTCAAGAATTACAGCAAGAGATTCAAAAAAGTATTAACAGTGAGCAAAAGCTAGAAAAGCATAATCGGGCGTTGGCAGAACTGGCAAATCATAGAACAATTTCAGAAGGAAATCTGGAAACAGCATTCAAAGTTATTACCGAGAAAGCCGCAAATGCTTTAGAAGTAGAACGAGTAAGTGTGTGGTTATTTAATAGTGATGCTGACGGCAGGCTGCGCCAACGCACTAAGCTACAATGTATAAGTCTCTATGAACGTAGCAATCAAAAACATTCGGCAGGTTTAGAACGCGATCGCGCAGATTATCCCATCTACTTTAAATCCCTGACATCTGCCCGCATCATCGCTGTCACCGATACTCGCACCGATCTACGGATACAAGAATTATGGGATGAATTGCTAGAAACAAAGAATATTGTATCCCTAATTAATACCTCCATTTGGGTTGGGGGCGAAGTCGTGGGAACAATATTGTCTGAACAGATTGATATTCCTCGGACATGGGAAGTGAGCGAGCAAAACTTCGTTAGCTCAATAGCTGAATTTGTTGCTCTGACTTTAGAAGTCTGCGATCGCAAAAGTGCAGAATCCGCTCTGCGTGAGGCGAAAGAAGCTGCTGAAGTTGCAAATCGTGCCAAAAAAACCTTTTTGGTAAATATGAGTCATGAATTGAGGACTCCCTTAAGCTCCATTCTTGAAATTGCAGAAGCACTCCAAAATGAAGTGTACGGTACTGTAACCGAAGAACAGCGCCAGTTTCTAAATACCCTCGAATCGAGCGGTAAGAACTTACTAGAATTGATTAACCAAATCCTTGAGCTTACAGATATTGAATCCAGCAAGATAGAACTGCAACTAGCGGCTACTTTTATTCCAGAATTATGTGATTCTAGTCTCAGTTTCGTCAAAAATTTAGCGTTACAGAAAAATATCCAACTGAGTGTACAAATCCCTGAAGAACTCGAACCCATCCAAGTTGATGAGCGCCGCATCCGCCAGGTATTTATCAACCTGTTGAGCAACGCTATCAAGTTTACTCACGACGGAGGCAAAGTTTGGATTGAAGTTCAGCCAAATTCCACAAATGAATATATCTTTTTTAGCGTGGTAGATACAGGTATTGGTATGCTTTCCGATGACCTTTTCCGATTATTTCAACCTTTTATCCAAGTTGAAAATGCCTCTACCCGTCGTTCCGCAGGTACGGGTTTAGGATTGGTGATGGTACAAAAAATCGTCGAGTTGCATGGTGGTACTGTCCACGCTGAAAGTCAGTTAGGCAAAGGTAGTCGATTTACAGTCAAACTACCGTGGAAAAAGGTTGGAGAGTAG